The following are encoded in a window of Phaseolus vulgaris cultivar G19833 chromosome 3, P. vulgaris v2.0, whole genome shotgun sequence genomic DNA:
- the LOC137807915 gene encoding protein JOKA2 isoform X1, with translation MESALVIKVKYGDTLRRFTARVDEINRLDLDMVGLRQKICSIFGFGADANLILRYVDEDGDLVTLVDDDDLRDVMRQQLKFLRIEVLMNNDDGAKSNAWSSGSATPSKSPVTNPPLGRNPILHAALSKLSLSKAASSTPVVDNLANSILKMGQTVLNSHFQPRDAAGRSSKTGIPEDRVTSKAKGSRSSYVDSASNSAVHSESASPLRSPVPNPSLSGNADKVDILSSLHEPVHELISNLLYPNAASSSQLPVNLADLISLVGHSVLNSYCQPHVATGPFSKNGVPEEPITGEARGLQMPSVDLASNATQQVETENLIRDAASSSNANPHCEARGVQMPSVDLASNATQQVEAENLIRDVASASSASQHLEAGNVISATTAAEFPTVDLNVPPCDPYSSQSTNVNKDSLSSEVPDDGGRKGKMSNVYTSAGRVDSSGTSSILAGPNNGSTETASLSAGAGAVFDCSFSGTYINSWTPHVGNSQMPPFKRSHRHTEAMTGMFHKGVRCDGCGVYPITGPRFKSKVKENYDLCHICYNEMGNGTDYIRMDRPASARFPRCVYEQSKNFPTLPPHTFKKSSILKHARPKLDSRFILDVNVIDGTMMAPSTAFTKIWRMRNNGTVVWPKGTELVWIGGDKFSDSHSVDLEVQNGVPTEKELDIAVDFTAPQIPGRYISYWRLATLSGHKFGQRVWVLIQVDASLKDSFYDNSQGLNLNIPLDVSGSEGPLLIDINVRPTEDDTFLQTRIPNAPIEPATQVDKEPKLELEKEFPINEATFVGPAASAPAATSVAPSSVSYPIIDLSETTEAVPSNQQSSTVDLPSSSVVGTGGINSVEESLLRELEEMGFKQVDLNKEILRINEYDLDQSIDDLCSVDVYGISEWGPILLELQEMGFLDKEMNKKLLRKNNGSIKRVVMDLIQGE, from the exons ATGGAGTCTGCTCTAGTGATCAAg GTGAAATATGGGGATACCCTCAGGCGCTTCACTGCCCGTGTGGACGAGATTAATCGACTGGATCTCGACATGGTTGGGTTGAGACAGAAGATATGTTCTATCTTCGGTTTCGGTGCTGATGCAAATTTAATTCTGAGATATGTTGATGAAGATGGTGACTTGGTGACTCtagttgatgatgatgatttgCGTGATGTGATGAGGCAACAATTGAAATTCTTGAGAATTGAGGTACTTATGAACAATGACGACGGTGCTAAATCAAATGCTTGGTCTAGTGGAAGTGCCACCCCCTCAAAGTCTCCTGTCACAAACCCACCTCTGGGTAGAAATCCTATATTACATGCGGCTCTTTCTAAATTGTCGCTTTCAAAAGCAGCATCTTCAACACCTGTGGTTGATAATCTTGCCAATTCAATTTTGAAAATGGGACAAACTGTTCTAAATTCTCATTTCCAGCCTCGTGATGCAGCTGGTAGAAGTTCAAAAACTGGTATTCCTGAAGATCGTGTCACTTCTAAAGCAAAAGGTTCTCGATCTTCATATGTGGACTCAGCCTCCAATTCTGCTGTCCATAGTGAGAGTGCCTCTCCCTTAAGATCTCCTGTTCCAAACCCATCTTTGAGCGGAAATGCAGATAAAGTTGACATTTTATCTTCTTTGCACGAGCCAGTACATGAGCTTATTTCCAATTTATTGTATCCAAATGCTGCATCTTCTAGTCAGCTTCCCGTTAATCTTGCTGATTTAATTTCCCTAGTGGGACATTCTGTTCTAAATTCTTATTGCCAGCCTCATGTTGCAACTGGTCCATTCTCTAAAAATGGTGTTCCTGAAGAACCTATCACCGGTGAAGCAAGAGGTCTACAAATGCCATCTGTAGACTTGGCTTCCAATGCCACTCAACAGGTGGAGACTGAAAACCTAATTAGAGATGCAGCCTCTTCTTCCAATGCCAATCCACATTGTGAAGCAAGAGGTGTACAGATGCCATCTGTAGACTTGGCTTCCAATGCCACTCAACAGGTGGAGGCTGAAAACCTAATTAGAGATGTAGCCTCTGCTTCCAGTGCCAGTCAACATTTGGAAGCTGGGAATGTAATCAGTGCAACAACAGCTGCAGAATTTCCCACTGTTGATCTCAATGTCCCTCCTTGTGATCCCTATTCATCTCAGTCCACAAATGTGAATAAGGATTCACTTTCATCAGAAGTCCCTGACGATGGTGGCAGGAAGGGTAAAATGTCGAATGTCTATACTTCCGCTGGTAGGGTTGACAGCAGTGGCACATCCTCAATTCTTGCTGGTCCTAATAATGGTTCAACCGAGACAGCTTCATTAAGTGCTGGTGCTGGTGCTGTCTTTGACTGTTCGTTTTCTGGGACATATATCAATTCTTGGACACCACATGTTGGAAACTCTCAAATGCCCCCGTTTAAAAGGAGCCATCGTCACACTGAGGCAATGACTGGTATGTTCCACAAAGGTGTGCGCTGTGATGGTTGTGGTGTCTATCCAATAACTGGACCTCGTTTCAAATCCAAAGT AAAGGAAAATTATGATCTCTGCCACATTTGTTACAACGAAATGGGTAATGGGACAGACTATATCAGAATGGACCGCCCCGCATCTGCTCGTTTCCCTCGATGTGTATATGAACAATCCAAAAACTTT CCAACATTACCACCACATACTTTTAAGAAAAGTTCCATTTTGAAGCATGCAAGACCAAAGTTAGATAGTCGGTTCATTTTGGATGTCAATGTGATAGACGGTACAATGATGGCTCCATCTACTGCATTTACAAAGATCTGGCGAATGCGCAATAATGGCACTGTAGTATGGCCCAAGGGAACTGAACTTGTTTGGATTGGAGGAGACAAGTTTAGTGACTCTCATTCAGTTGACTTGGAG GTTCAGAATGGTGTCCCTACGGAGAAGGAACTGGACATTGCAGTTGACTTTACAGCACCTCAGATACCTGGTCGATACATATCATACTGGAGGTTGGCAACATTATCTGGACATAAATTTGGCCAACGTGTTTGGGTCCTTATACAG GTTGATGCCTCTCTCAAGGACTCATTTTATGATAACTCTCAAGGATTGAACTTGAATATTCCCCTTGATGTCAGTGGCTCTGAAGGACCTCTGCTTATAGATATCAATGTTCGGCCTACCGAGGATGATACTTTTCTTCAAACCCGCATTCCTAATGCTCCGATTGAACCTGCAACACAGGTTGACAAGGAACCAAAGTTGGAACTGGAAAAGGAGTTCCCTATAAATGAAGCTACATTTGTTGGCCCTGCCGCCTCAGCCCCTGCTGCAACCTCCGTGGCACCTTCATCGGTTTCTTATCCTATTATTGATTTATCTGAAACAACCGAAGCTGTTCCCTCTAATCAGCAGTCATCCACTGTAGATTTGCCATCATCATCTGTTGTAGGGACTGGTGGAATTAACTCTGTGGAGGAGAGCCTACTTAGAGAACTTGAGGAGATGGGTTTCAAGCAGGTTGATTTGAACAAAGAGATCTTGAGGATTAATGAGTACGATCTGGATCAATCCATAGACGATCTATGTAGTGTTGATGTCTATGGTATTTCTGAGTGGGGCCCTATCCTTCTAGAGTTACAAGAGATG GGTTTCCTTGACAAAGAGATGAATAAGAAGTTGCTTAGGAAAAACAATGGAAGCATAAAGCGTGTTGTTATGGATTTAATCCAAGGAGAGTAG
- the LOC137807915 gene encoding protein JOKA2 isoform X2, whose protein sequence is MESALVIKVKYGDTLRRFTARVDEINRLDLDMVGLRQKICSIFGFGADANLILRYVDEDGDLVTLVDDDDLRDVMRQQLKFLRIEVLMNNDDGAKSNAWSSGSATPSKSPVTNPPLGRNPILHAALSKLSLSKAASSTPVVDNLANSILKMGQTVLNSHFQPRDAAGRSSKTGIPEDRVTSKAKGSRSSYVDSASNSAVHSESASPLRSPVPNPSLSGNADKVDILSSLHEPVHELISNLLYPNAASSSQLPVNLADLISLVGHSVLNSYCQPHVATGPFSKNGVPEEPITGEARGLQMPSVDLASNATQQVETENLIRDAASSSNANPHCEARGVQMPSVDLASNATQQVEAENLIRDVASASSASQHLEAGNVISATTAAEFPTVDLNVPPCDPYSSQSTNVNKDSLSSEVPDDGGRKGKMSNVYTSAGRVDSSGTSSILAGPNNGSTETASLSAGAGAVFDCSFSGTYINSWTPHVGNSQMPPFKRSHRHTEAMTGMFHKGVRCDGCGVYPITGPRFKSKVKENYDLCHICYNEMGNGTDYIRMDRPASARFPRCPTLPPHTFKKSSILKHARPKLDSRFILDVNVIDGTMMAPSTAFTKIWRMRNNGTVVWPKGTELVWIGGDKFSDSHSVDLEVQNGVPTEKELDIAVDFTAPQIPGRYISYWRLATLSGHKFGQRVWVLIQVDASLKDSFYDNSQGLNLNIPLDVSGSEGPLLIDINVRPTEDDTFLQTRIPNAPIEPATQVDKEPKLELEKEFPINEATFVGPAASAPAATSVAPSSVSYPIIDLSETTEAVPSNQQSSTVDLPSSSVVGTGGINSVEESLLRELEEMGFKQVDLNKEILRINEYDLDQSIDDLCSVDVYGISEWGPILLELQEMGFLDKEMNKKLLRKNNGSIKRVVMDLIQGE, encoded by the exons ATGGAGTCTGCTCTAGTGATCAAg GTGAAATATGGGGATACCCTCAGGCGCTTCACTGCCCGTGTGGACGAGATTAATCGACTGGATCTCGACATGGTTGGGTTGAGACAGAAGATATGTTCTATCTTCGGTTTCGGTGCTGATGCAAATTTAATTCTGAGATATGTTGATGAAGATGGTGACTTGGTGACTCtagttgatgatgatgatttgCGTGATGTGATGAGGCAACAATTGAAATTCTTGAGAATTGAGGTACTTATGAACAATGACGACGGTGCTAAATCAAATGCTTGGTCTAGTGGAAGTGCCACCCCCTCAAAGTCTCCTGTCACAAACCCACCTCTGGGTAGAAATCCTATATTACATGCGGCTCTTTCTAAATTGTCGCTTTCAAAAGCAGCATCTTCAACACCTGTGGTTGATAATCTTGCCAATTCAATTTTGAAAATGGGACAAACTGTTCTAAATTCTCATTTCCAGCCTCGTGATGCAGCTGGTAGAAGTTCAAAAACTGGTATTCCTGAAGATCGTGTCACTTCTAAAGCAAAAGGTTCTCGATCTTCATATGTGGACTCAGCCTCCAATTCTGCTGTCCATAGTGAGAGTGCCTCTCCCTTAAGATCTCCTGTTCCAAACCCATCTTTGAGCGGAAATGCAGATAAAGTTGACATTTTATCTTCTTTGCACGAGCCAGTACATGAGCTTATTTCCAATTTATTGTATCCAAATGCTGCATCTTCTAGTCAGCTTCCCGTTAATCTTGCTGATTTAATTTCCCTAGTGGGACATTCTGTTCTAAATTCTTATTGCCAGCCTCATGTTGCAACTGGTCCATTCTCTAAAAATGGTGTTCCTGAAGAACCTATCACCGGTGAAGCAAGAGGTCTACAAATGCCATCTGTAGACTTGGCTTCCAATGCCACTCAACAGGTGGAGACTGAAAACCTAATTAGAGATGCAGCCTCTTCTTCCAATGCCAATCCACATTGTGAAGCAAGAGGTGTACAGATGCCATCTGTAGACTTGGCTTCCAATGCCACTCAACAGGTGGAGGCTGAAAACCTAATTAGAGATGTAGCCTCTGCTTCCAGTGCCAGTCAACATTTGGAAGCTGGGAATGTAATCAGTGCAACAACAGCTGCAGAATTTCCCACTGTTGATCTCAATGTCCCTCCTTGTGATCCCTATTCATCTCAGTCCACAAATGTGAATAAGGATTCACTTTCATCAGAAGTCCCTGACGATGGTGGCAGGAAGGGTAAAATGTCGAATGTCTATACTTCCGCTGGTAGGGTTGACAGCAGTGGCACATCCTCAATTCTTGCTGGTCCTAATAATGGTTCAACCGAGACAGCTTCATTAAGTGCTGGTGCTGGTGCTGTCTTTGACTGTTCGTTTTCTGGGACATATATCAATTCTTGGACACCACATGTTGGAAACTCTCAAATGCCCCCGTTTAAAAGGAGCCATCGTCACACTGAGGCAATGACTGGTATGTTCCACAAAGGTGTGCGCTGTGATGGTTGTGGTGTCTATCCAATAACTGGACCTCGTTTCAAATCCAAAGT AAAGGAAAATTATGATCTCTGCCACATTTGTTACAACGAAATGGGTAATGGGACAGACTATATCAGAATGGACCGCCCCGCATCTGCTCGTTTCCCTCGATGT CCAACATTACCACCACATACTTTTAAGAAAAGTTCCATTTTGAAGCATGCAAGACCAAAGTTAGATAGTCGGTTCATTTTGGATGTCAATGTGATAGACGGTACAATGATGGCTCCATCTACTGCATTTACAAAGATCTGGCGAATGCGCAATAATGGCACTGTAGTATGGCCCAAGGGAACTGAACTTGTTTGGATTGGAGGAGACAAGTTTAGTGACTCTCATTCAGTTGACTTGGAG GTTCAGAATGGTGTCCCTACGGAGAAGGAACTGGACATTGCAGTTGACTTTACAGCACCTCAGATACCTGGTCGATACATATCATACTGGAGGTTGGCAACATTATCTGGACATAAATTTGGCCAACGTGTTTGGGTCCTTATACAG GTTGATGCCTCTCTCAAGGACTCATTTTATGATAACTCTCAAGGATTGAACTTGAATATTCCCCTTGATGTCAGTGGCTCTGAAGGACCTCTGCTTATAGATATCAATGTTCGGCCTACCGAGGATGATACTTTTCTTCAAACCCGCATTCCTAATGCTCCGATTGAACCTGCAACACAGGTTGACAAGGAACCAAAGTTGGAACTGGAAAAGGAGTTCCCTATAAATGAAGCTACATTTGTTGGCCCTGCCGCCTCAGCCCCTGCTGCAACCTCCGTGGCACCTTCATCGGTTTCTTATCCTATTATTGATTTATCTGAAACAACCGAAGCTGTTCCCTCTAATCAGCAGTCATCCACTGTAGATTTGCCATCATCATCTGTTGTAGGGACTGGTGGAATTAACTCTGTGGAGGAGAGCCTACTTAGAGAACTTGAGGAGATGGGTTTCAAGCAGGTTGATTTGAACAAAGAGATCTTGAGGATTAATGAGTACGATCTGGATCAATCCATAGACGATCTATGTAGTGTTGATGTCTATGGTATTTCTGAGTGGGGCCCTATCCTTCTAGAGTTACAAGAGATG GGTTTCCTTGACAAAGAGATGAATAAGAAGTTGCTTAGGAAAAACAATGGAAGCATAAAGCGTGTTGTTATGGATTTAATCCAAGGAGAGTAG